In the genome of Alphaproteobacteria bacterium, one region contains:
- the apbC gene encoding iron-sulfur cluster carrier protein ApbC, with protein sequence MASIDENRIRAALSRVTLPGGGDIVAAGMVGGIAVQDGRVSVSLEVDPAQGPALETVRQETERALRALPGVTHATAVLTAQRGGAAAKPAAGRGAGATPPGVARIIAVASGKGGVGKSTVAVNLAVALARDGHRIGLLDADVYGPSMPRMLNINDRPDSPDGKRLTPIKKYNINIMSIGFLVNESTPMIWRGPMVMSALEQMLRDVEWGPLDLLVVDMPPGTGDAQLTLAQRTPLSGAVIVSTPQDVALADARKGINMFKRTEVPILGIIENMSTYVCPNCGHEAHLFGHGGAKREAEALGVPFLGEIPLHLTIREKSDAGEPVALGPDDDPHAAAFRTIARKVWDQLFREDANARQAPRIVVQ encoded by the coding sequence ATGGCAAGCATCGACGAGAATCGCATCCGGGCGGCGTTGAGCCGCGTGACGCTGCCCGGCGGCGGCGACATCGTCGCCGCAGGCATGGTGGGCGGCATCGCGGTGCAGGACGGCCGGGTCTCGGTCTCGCTGGAGGTCGATCCCGCCCAGGGTCCGGCATTGGAGACCGTGCGCCAGGAGACCGAGCGTGCGTTGCGCGCGCTGCCCGGCGTCACCCACGCCACTGCGGTGCTGACCGCTCAGCGCGGCGGCGCAGCGGCGAAGCCGGCCGCCGGCCGCGGCGCCGGCGCCACGCCGCCCGGTGTCGCCAGGATCATTGCTGTGGCGAGCGGCAAGGGCGGGGTCGGCAAGTCGACCGTCGCCGTCAACCTGGCGGTGGCGCTCGCCCGCGACGGCCATCGGATCGGCCTGCTCGATGCAGACGTCTACGGCCCGTCAATGCCGCGCATGTTAAACATTAATGACAGACCCGATTCGCCGGATGGGAAAAGGTTAACGCCCATTAAGAAATATAACATCAATATAATGTCGATCGGGTTTCTCGTTAACGAGTCTACGCCTATGATATGGCGTGGACCTATGGTGATGAGCGCGCTCGAACAGATGCTGCGCGACGTGGAGTGGGGGCCGTTGGATCTGCTCGTGGTAGACATGCCGCCCGGCACCGGCGATGCGCAGCTGACGCTTGCGCAGCGTACGCCGCTTTCCGGCGCGGTGATCGTGTCGACCCCGCAGGACGTCGCTCTCGCCGATGCCCGCAAGGGCATCAATATGTTCAAGCGCACCGAGGTTCCGATCCTCGGGATCATCGAGAACATGAGCACCTACGTGTGCCCGAACTGCGGCCACGAGGCGCATCTGTTCGGCCATGGCGGCGCGAAGCGGGAGGCCGAGGCGCTGGGCGTGCCCTTCCTCGGCGAGATCCCGCTGCACCTGACGATCCGCGAGAAATCCGACGCGGGCGAGCCGGTCGCGCTCGGCCCCGACGACGACCCCCACGCCGCGGCCTTCCGCACCATCGCGCGCAAGGTCTGGGATCAACTGTTCCGCGAGGACGCGAATGCACGTCAAGCCCCCCGCATCGTCGTTCAGTGA
- a CDS encoding DUF2541 family protein, with the protein MCRILGLFAIVVAAAGASLPASAQQGTLLGTRAVADHSDTDVIQVPGGARYNAVRLCVEQRSVHFQDIDVHFGNGGSQDVIVRLLVNPGECTRWINLNGPSRNITRIVLHYDMIINAGQQAVVSVYGS; encoded by the coding sequence ATGTGCAGGATCCTCGGCCTGTTCGCCATCGTCGTCGCAGCCGCAGGCGCATCCCTGCCGGCGTCTGCGCAGCAGGGCACCCTGCTCGGCACCCGCGCCGTTGCCGATCACTCCGACACCGACGTGATCCAGGTGCCCGGCGGTGCCCGCTACAACGCCGTACGGCTGTGCGTCGAACAGCGCTCGGTCCACTTCCAGGACATCGACGTGCATTTCGGCAACGGCGGCAGCCAGGACGTGATCGTGCGCCTGCTGGTCAACCCGGGCGAATGTACCCGCTGGATCAATCTGAACGGTCCCAGCCGCAACATCACCCGCATCGTCCTGCACTACGACATGATCATCAATGCGGGCCAACAGGCGGTGGTGTCGGTCTACGGCTCCTGA
- a CDS encoding phytanoyl-CoA dioxygenase family protein, translated as MDISELAGRFRRDGYVVVDPFFSTQEVAALQGGLRELLDAGKLHNVATDFDRVTRRSDKLNLQICPLSYHHPFFAALPFHPKVRELVTALLGGPTYKFLDQIFYKPGRVGAGTNWHQDNYYFGVDDPFLGLGLWIAIHDANAANGCMRVLPGYADRRIEHVEDPESDHHFRMYPAAGDEPVLLPVKAGGVIAFCFNVPHGTARNDTDRGRAGLAYHFIRSGTVGAWVDEGINPHAEFPLWGVEGRQHGPVISGPTYSHGQQEYGRDMERVLAEETARLAAA; from the coding sequence ATGGACATCAGCGAACTCGCCGGCCGGTTTCGGCGCGACGGCTATGTCGTCGTCGATCCGTTCTTCTCGACGCAGGAGGTCGCGGCGCTGCAGGGCGGGCTGCGGGAACTGCTCGACGCCGGCAAGCTGCACAACGTCGCCACCGATTTCGACCGGGTCACCCGCCGCAGCGACAAGCTGAACCTGCAAATCTGCCCGCTGTCCTACCATCACCCGTTCTTTGCCGCCCTGCCCTTCCACCCCAAGGTCCGCGAGCTGGTCACCGCGCTGCTGGGCGGTCCGACCTACAAGTTCCTCGACCAGATCTTCTACAAGCCGGGCCGCGTCGGCGCCGGCACCAACTGGCACCAGGACAACTACTATTTCGGCGTCGACGACCCGTTCCTCGGCCTCGGCCTGTGGATCGCGATCCACGATGCCAATGCCGCGAACGGCTGCATGCGCGTGTTGCCCGGCTACGCGGACCGGCGGATCGAGCATGTCGAGGATCCGGAAAGCGATCATCACTTCCGGATGTATCCCGCCGCGGGCGACGAGCCGGTGCTGCTGCCGGTGAAGGCCGGCGGCGTGATCGCGTTCTGCTTCAACGTGCCCCACGGCACCGCCCGCAACGACACCGACCGCGGCCGTGCGGGCCTTGCCTATCACTTCATCCGGTCCGGCACGGTCGGCGCGTGGGTCGACGAAGGCATCAACCCGCATGCGGAATTCCCGTTGTGGGGCGTCGAGGGCAGGCAGCATGGGCCGGTGATCTCCGGCCCGACCTACAGCCACGGCCAGCAGGAATACGGTCGCGACATGGAACGGGTGCTGGCCGAGGAAACCGCCCGGCTCGCCGCCGCATAG
- a CDS encoding ABC transporter permease encodes MTDVTHRDVPAATGSWAVRPAAGWLRRQVGPRLLVGLIVPAIALVGWELLAAADLISTKILPPPSAVLGTIGGLAADGSLWGHVWITLWRVALGFLFGVAAGTVLGAVTGYSTTLYRLLDPTIQGLRSIPSIAWVPLFILWFGIFEVPKVTLIAVGVFFPVYLGLATAVHGVDRKLVEVARIYRYAPLQLIGRVLLPASLPAYVTALRNGLGLGWMFVVAAEFMGASQGLGYLLIDGQQTGRAAMILAAILLFAVIGKLTDSLLHSATKPLLRWQDSFKKG; translated from the coding sequence ATGACAGACGTGACCCATCGCGACGTGCCGGCCGCAACCGGCAGCTGGGCGGTTCGCCCGGCTGCCGGCTGGCTGCGTCGCCAGGTCGGTCCGCGCTTGCTGGTCGGTCTGATCGTGCCGGCCATCGCGCTGGTCGGCTGGGAACTGCTGGCCGCCGCGGATCTGATCTCCACCAAGATCCTGCCGCCGCCGTCGGCGGTGCTGGGCACGATCGGCGGGTTGGCGGCCGACGGCTCGCTGTGGGGCCACGTCTGGATCACGCTGTGGCGGGTGGCGCTGGGCTTCCTGTTCGGGGTGGCGGCCGGCACCGTGCTCGGCGCCGTCACCGGCTATTCCACCACGCTGTACCGCCTGCTCGACCCGACCATCCAGGGTCTGCGGTCGATCCCGTCGATCGCCTGGGTGCCGCTGTTCATCCTGTGGTTCGGCATCTTCGAGGTGCCGAAAGTGACGCTGATCGCGGTCGGCGTGTTCTTCCCTGTCTACCTGGGCCTGGCGACGGCGGTGCACGGCGTCGACCGCAAGCTGGTCGAGGTGGCGCGGATCTATCGCTATGCGCCGCTGCAGCTGATCGGCCGCGTGCTGCTGCCGGCCTCGCTGCCGGCCTATGTCACCGCGCTGCGCAACGGCCTCGGTCTCGGCTGGATGTTCGTTGTCGCAGCCGAATTCATGGGTGCGAGCCAGGGGCTGGGCTACCTGCTGATCGACGGCCAGCAGACCGGCCGCGCCGCCATGATCCTGGCCGCGATCCTGCTGTTCGCGGTGATCGGCAAGCTGACCGACAGCCTGCTGCACTCGGCAACCAAGCCGCTGCTGCGCTGGCAGGACAGCTTCAAGAAGGGCTGA
- a CDS encoding aliphatic sulfonate ABC transporter substrate-binding protein, which produces MSHDIGRRKLIGGAVLALGLAAAADAPALAQPEQVVLDWAYYNPVSLLLLNKGWVEEEFAKDGIDVAWIQSHGSNKAIEFLNSGGLDFGSTAGAAALLAHINGSEIQSIYVYSKPEWTALVTRPDTGIATVEDLKGHTVAVTRGTDPYIFLLRALAEHGLSEADIEPVLLQHADGGNALLRGDVDAWAGLDPMMAAAELESGAVLFYRNADLNTYGTLNVRTAFAEENPEIVLRVIRLYERGREYALAHPDELRDILRDAAGLTDAVAERQLSERTDLSAPFIGQTQIDAITAAGVALQGAGIIEADVDVAGHVQALINPSYGETVAAE; this is translated from the coding sequence ATGTCCCACGATATTGGACGCAGGAAACTGATCGGCGGGGCCGTGCTGGCGCTGGGCCTTGCCGCCGCGGCCGACGCGCCGGCGCTGGCACAGCCCGAGCAGGTGGTGCTCGACTGGGCCTACTACAACCCGGTCAGCCTGCTGCTGCTGAACAAGGGCTGGGTCGAGGAGGAATTCGCCAAGGACGGGATCGACGTCGCCTGGATCCAGAGCCATGGCAGCAACAAGGCGATCGAGTTCCTGAACAGCGGCGGCCTGGACTTCGGCTCGACCGCCGGTGCCGCGGCGCTGCTGGCGCACATCAACGGCAGCGAGATCCAGTCGATCTATGTCTACTCCAAGCCGGAATGGACCGCGCTGGTCACCCGGCCCGACACCGGCATTGCCACGGTGGAGGACCTGAAGGGCCATACCGTGGCGGTGACCCGGGGTACCGACCCTTACATCTTCCTGCTGCGTGCGCTGGCCGAGCACGGTCTCAGCGAAGCCGACATCGAGCCGGTGCTGCTGCAGCACGCGGACGGCGGCAACGCGCTGCTGCGCGGCGACGTCGATGCCTGGGCCGGCCTCGATCCGATGATGGCCGCGGCGGAGCTGGAGAGCGGGGCGGTGCTGTTCTACCGCAACGCCGACCTCAACACCTATGGCACGCTCAACGTGCGCACCGCCTTCGCCGAGGAGAACCCGGAGATCGTGCTGCGCGTGATAAGGCTGTACGAGCGGGGGCGGGAATACGCGCTCGCCCATCCGGACGAGCTGCGCGACATCCTGCGCGACGCCGCCGGGCTGACCGATGCGGTGGCCGAGAGGCAGCTGTCCGAGCGGACGGACCTGAGCGCGCCGTTCATCGGCCAGACCCAGATCGACGCGATCACCGCTGCCGGTGTCGCCCTGCAGGGCGCCGGCATCATCGAGGCCGACGTGGACGTGGCGGGCCATGTCCAGGCGCTGATCAACCCGAGCTACGGCGAGACGGTGGCGGCCGAATAG
- a CDS encoding CAP domain-containing protein: protein MHVKPPASSFSDTALSRRRLFGLASAATLVAAAPALADGPGYNIEVIRLIELVNSVRSRYGLSPLSAEARLMEAAQEHAEDLAWQSMRAQLATYGHGPHRGSDGSMPADRVRRAGYNFQIVGENVAAGRAVPEFTVADWIESEGHFRTMTDRRVRQAGAGYAFNPQDPQFKYYWVLVVAA from the coding sequence ATGCACGTCAAGCCCCCCGCATCGTCGTTCAGTGACACCGCGCTCAGCCGGCGCCGGCTGTTCGGCCTCGCCAGCGCCGCCACCCTGGTTGCGGCCGCGCCGGCGCTTGCCGACGGCCCGGGCTACAACATCGAGGTCATCCGCCTGATCGAGTTGGTCAATTCGGTCCGCTCGCGCTACGGCCTGTCGCCGCTGTCGGCCGAGGCACGGCTGATGGAGGCGGCGCAGGAGCACGCGGAGGACCTGGCCTGGCAGTCGATGCGGGCGCAGCTCGCCACCTACGGCCACGGCCCCCACCGCGGCAGCGACGGCTCGATGCCGGCCGACCGGGTGCGGCGCGCCGGCTACAACTTCCAGATCGTCGGCGAGAACGTCGCCGCCGGCCGTGCGGTGCCCGAATTCACCGTGGCCGACTGGATCGAGAGCGAAGGCCACTTCCGCACCATGACCGACCGCCGCGTGCGGCAGGCCGGCGCCGGTTATGCCTTCAATCCGCAGGATCCCCAGTTCAAATACTACTGGGTGCTCGTCGTCGCCGCCTGA
- a CDS encoding S-(hydroxymethyl)glutathione dehydrogenase/class III alcohol dehydrogenase — MKSRAAVATKAGAPLEITEVDVAGPNAGEVLVEIKATGVCHTDAFTLSGADPEGLFPAILGHEGAGVVVDVGAGVTTLRKGDHVIPLYTPECRQCDYCTSGKTNLCQAIRVTQGQGLMPDGSSRFSAGGERLYHYMGTSTFSNYTVVPEIALAKVRDDAPFDKICYIGCGVTTGIGAVINTAKVEPGANCVVFGLGGIGLNVIQGLRLVGADMIVGVDLNPAREALGKRFGMTHFVNPSEVEGDLVPYLVNLTKGGADYSFECIGNVKVMRQALECCHKGWGESIIIGVAGAGQEISTRPFQLVTGRVWRGTAFGGAKGRTDVPKIVDWYMDGKINIDDLITHTMPLDKINDAFDLMHEGKSIRSVVTF; from the coding sequence ATGAAGAGCCGTGCCGCCGTCGCCACCAAGGCCGGAGCGCCGCTTGAGATCACCGAGGTGGACGTCGCCGGCCCCAATGCCGGCGAGGTGCTGGTCGAGATCAAGGCGACGGGCGTCTGCCACACCGACGCATTCACGCTGAGCGGGGCCGACCCGGAGGGCCTGTTTCCCGCGATCCTCGGCCATGAGGGCGCGGGCGTCGTCGTCGACGTCGGCGCCGGCGTGACGACACTGAGGAAGGGCGACCACGTCATCCCGCTGTACACGCCTGAATGCCGGCAGTGCGACTACTGCACCAGCGGCAAGACCAACCTGTGCCAGGCGATCCGCGTCACCCAGGGCCAGGGACTGATGCCCGACGGCTCCAGCCGCTTCTCGGCCGGCGGCGAGCGGCTCTACCACTACATGGGCACCTCGACGTTTTCCAACTACACCGTGGTGCCGGAGATCGCGCTGGCCAAGGTTCGCGACGACGCGCCGTTCGACAAGATCTGCTACATCGGCTGCGGCGTCACCACCGGCATCGGCGCGGTGATCAACACCGCGAAGGTGGAGCCGGGCGCCAACTGCGTCGTGTTCGGCCTCGGCGGCATCGGGCTCAACGTCATCCAGGGTCTCCGGCTGGTCGGGGCCGACATGATCGTCGGCGTCGACCTCAACCCGGCGCGCGAGGCGCTGGGCAAGAGGTTCGGCATGACCCATTTCGTCAACCCGAGCGAGGTCGAGGGCGACCTGGTGCCCTATCTGGTCAACCTGACCAAGGGCGGCGCCGACTACAGCTTCGAGTGCATCGGCAACGTCAAGGTCATGCGCCAGGCGCTGGAGTGCTGCCACAAGGGCTGGGGCGAGAGCATCATCATCGGCGTCGCCGGGGCCGGCCAGGAGATATCGACCCGCCCGTTCCAGCTGGTCACCGGGCGCGTGTGGCGCGGCACAGCATTCGGCGGCGCCAAGGGACGCACCGACGTGCCGAAGATCGTCGACTGGTACATGGACGGCAAGATCAACATCGACGATCTGATCACCCACACCATGCCGCTGGACAAGATCAACGACGCCTTCGACCTGATGCACGAGGGCAAGTCGATCCGCAGCGTGGTGACGTTCTAG
- a CDS encoding OsmC family protein, translating to MSDRQQALRDAQAPLKAQYKDRPESAHWTLSARGTLQPAKLACAVDGYNGAIEAGLHPATGGDGTQACSGDMLLQALCACAGVTLTAVATAMGLDVRGGTVNAEGDLDFKGTLGVDRAAPVGFTRIRLNFDVDGTLSDDQRATLLKLTERYCVVAQTIAQGSPVAASLTVNGAAAAAAE from the coding sequence ATGAGCGACCGGCAACAGGCGCTGCGCGACGCCCAGGCGCCGCTGAAGGCGCAGTACAAGGACAGGCCCGAAAGCGCCCACTGGACGCTGTCGGCGCGCGGCACGCTGCAGCCGGCGAAGCTGGCCTGCGCGGTCGACGGCTACAACGGCGCCATCGAGGCGGGACTGCATCCCGCCACCGGCGGCGACGGCACCCAGGCCTGCTCCGGCGACATGCTGCTGCAGGCGCTGTGCGCCTGTGCCGGGGTGACGCTGACCGCGGTCGCGACCGCGATGGGGCTCGACGTGCGCGGGGGCACGGTCAACGCCGAGGGCGACCTCGATTTCAAGGGCACCCTGGGCGTGGATCGCGCGGCACCGGTCGGCTTCACCCGGATCAGGTTGAATTTCGACGTCGACGGCACGCTGAGCGACGACCAGCGCGCCACGCTGCTGAAGCTGACGGAGCGCTACTGCGTCGTCGCCCAGACCATTGCCCAGGGCAGCCCGGTCGCGGCCAGCCTGACCGTCAACGGTGCGGCGGCCGCAGCGGCCGAGTAG
- a CDS encoding DUF2332 domain-containing protein, producing the protein MGRAGGLNDPAAADAANAARLRRFATREAPRLSPFYAALAGFAAEAPDALAILRHRLPGQPPANMLLGAVHRLLLDGADHDLRAFYPNLVERPRPLGEAGPALADFCRRFREPLTAIVARRVTCTNEVRRAIMLRLGFGWMAAHGAAEGARPGLVEIGCSAGLNLNWDRFRIDLGRHGRFGPRDAPLTLGCRVDGAGPVAAGGPLPAFARRIGIDVVRSDPADAGDRAWMQALVWPDNPGRRAALDAAIAIAIAHPAEIRIGDAARLVGPVLAGLADDGPVWVFHSVMMYQLPVQRRLAIERALAAASRRRPVWRLAFEGEGARRYVLRVVRYGGGQRRMQVRLAESDGHVTAVRLYRPIMSR; encoded by the coding sequence ATGGGTCGAGCTGGCGGCCTGAACGATCCCGCGGCCGCGGACGCGGCCAATGCGGCGCGGCTTCGCCGCTTCGCCACCCGTGAGGCGCCGCGGCTGTCGCCGTTCTATGCCGCGCTGGCGGGCTTCGCGGCCGAGGCGCCGGACGCGCTTGCCATCCTGCGCCACCGGCTGCCGGGCCAGCCGCCGGCGAACATGCTGCTCGGCGCCGTTCACCGCCTGCTGCTGGACGGCGCCGACCACGACCTGCGCGCGTTCTATCCGAACCTGGTCGAGCGGCCGCGGCCGCTCGGCGAGGCAGGCCCGGCATTGGCCGACTTCTGCCGGCGCTTCCGCGAGCCGCTCACTGCCATCGTGGCGCGGCGCGTGACCTGCACCAACGAGGTGCGGCGCGCGATCATGCTCCGGCTGGGCTTCGGCTGGATGGCGGCGCACGGCGCGGCCGAGGGCGCCCGGCCCGGCCTGGTCGAGATCGGCTGCAGCGCCGGGCTCAATCTCAACTGGGACCGTTTCCGCATCGACCTCGGCCGGCACGGACGGTTCGGGCCGCGCGATGCGCCGCTGACCCTGGGCTGCCGCGTCGACGGCGCCGGTCCGGTTGCCGCCGGCGGGCCGCTGCCCGCCTTCGCACGGCGCATCGGCATCGACGTGGTGCGCAGCGATCCGGCCGACGCCGGCGATCGGGCCTGGATGCAGGCGCTGGTCTGGCCTGACAACCCCGGGCGGCGGGCGGCGCTCGACGCCGCCATCGCCATCGCCATCGCCCATCCGGCCGAGATCCGCATCGGCGATGCCGCGCGCCTGGTCGGGCCGGTCCTGGCCGGTCTTGCAGATGACGGACCGGTCTGGGTGTTCCACAGCGTGATGATGTACCAGCTGCCGGTCCAGCGGCGGCTGGCGATCGAGCGGGCGCTCGCGGCGGCCTCGCGCCGGCGTCCGGTGTGGCGGCTGGCTTTCGAGGGGGAGGGCGCGCGCCGCTATGTGCTGCGGGTCGTCCGCTACGGCGGCGGCCAGCGCCGCATGCAGGTGCGACTGGCCGAATCCGACGGCCATGTGACCGCTGTGAGGCTGTACCGCCCCATCATGTCCCGTTGA
- a CDS encoding PAS domain-containing protein has protein sequence MSKGARRPSAPGPASQARWRPHPGGAPLSAGTAGMHFRLLSDDAAAILSSGSWHGRLSRAYEHWRALPRADGALPRFGSLQPWALAPDLRFLASVQVDFADFRFHSVGDGIAEHFGPHLACACLADLFVGAAQMDLIAAHRACVGEATPVLCELSPAELDLSMRVPFQCLLLPFANDGRRVDRILWAMAFPG, from the coding sequence ATGTCGAAGGGCGCGCGCCGGCCGAGCGCCCCAGGTCCGGCATCACAGGCTAGGTGGAGGCCGCATCCGGGCGGCGCTCCGCTTTCGGCGGGAACGGCAGGGATGCATTTTCGACTGCTTAGCGACGATGCGGCAGCGATCCTAAGCTCTGGCAGCTGGCACGGCCGCCTGTCGAGAGCCTATGAGCATTGGCGTGCCCTGCCCCGCGCGGACGGTGCGTTGCCGCGTTTCGGCAGCCTGCAGCCGTGGGCGCTGGCGCCCGACCTGCGCTTCCTGGCCAGCGTGCAAGTCGATTTCGCCGACTTCCGGTTCCACAGCGTCGGCGACGGCATCGCCGAGCATTTCGGCCCGCACCTGGCCTGCGCCTGTCTGGCGGACCTGTTCGTCGGCGCGGCGCAGATGGACCTGATCGCCGCGCATCGCGCCTGCGTCGGCGAGGCCACGCCCGTGCTGTGCGAGCTCAGCCCGGCTGAGCTCGACCTGTCGATGCGCGTGCCGTTCCAGTGCCTGCTGCTGCCCTTCGCGAACGACGGCCGCCGCGTCGACCGCATCCTCTGGGCCATGGCCTTCCCGGGATAG
- a CDS encoding Gfo/Idh/MocA family oxidoreductase, with protein MTKIKWGIISTALIGTAKVIPGMQTSPDCEIVAIASRSADKAKAAADKLGIAKAYGSYEAMLADPEIEAVYNPLPNNYHVPVSIQALEAGKHVLCEKPIAMHAAELEALIAARDRTGRQCVEAFMVRHHPQWQRTRELARSGALGRVMSVNGLFCYFNRDPANIRNIPETGGGAMYDIGCYPIVTSRYVFGEEPRRVAAITEYDPDFKCDRLASVLLDYPSGQAAFTVSTQMANYQRMHICGEKARVEVEIPFNAPPDRPCRIFVDDGSKLGDQSRRVEEFPTCDQYGLQGSAVSQAFRAGHSGEFPLEDAVKNMRVIDAALEAGRTGRWVELAA; from the coding sequence ATGACGAAGATTAAGTGGGGCATTATCAGCACGGCGCTGATCGGCACGGCCAAGGTGATTCCGGGCATGCAGACCAGTCCCGATTGCGAGATCGTGGCGATCGCCTCGCGCTCGGCCGACAAGGCGAAGGCTGCGGCCGACAAGCTGGGCATCGCCAAGGCCTACGGCTCCTATGAAGCGATGCTGGCCGACCCGGAGATCGAGGCGGTCTACAACCCGTTGCCGAACAACTACCACGTGCCGGTGTCGATCCAGGCGCTGGAGGCCGGCAAGCACGTGCTGTGCGAGAAACCGATCGCGATGCACGCCGCGGAGCTCGAGGCGCTGATCGCCGCGCGCGACCGCACCGGCAGGCAGTGCGTGGAGGCGTTCATGGTGCGCCACCATCCGCAGTGGCAGCGCACCCGCGAGCTGGCGCGGTCTGGCGCGCTGGGCCGGGTGATGTCGGTCAACGGCCTGTTCTGCTATTTCAACCGCGACCCGGCCAACATCCGCAACATCCCGGAAACCGGCGGCGGCGCCATGTACGACATCGGCTGCTATCCGATCGTCACCTCGCGCTATGTGTTCGGCGAGGAACCGCGGCGGGTGGCGGCGATCACCGAGTACGACCCGGATTTCAAGTGCGACCGGCTGGCCTCGGTGCTGCTCGACTACCCGTCCGGCCAGGCCGCGTTCACCGTGTCGACCCAGATGGCCAATTACCAGCGCATGCACATCTGCGGCGAGAAGGCGCGGGTCGAGGTCGAGATCCCGTTCAACGCGCCGCCGGACAGGCCGTGCCGGATCTTCGTCGACGACGGCTCCAAGCTGGGCGACCAGAGCAGGCGGGTCGAGGAGTTCCCCACCTGCGACCAGTACGGCCTGCAGGGCAGCGCGGTCTCCCAGGCGTTCCGCGCGGGTCATTCCGGCGAGTTTCCGCTGGAGGACGCGGTGAAGAACATGCGGGTCATCGATGCCGCGCTGGAGGCGGGACGGACCGGCCGATGGGTCGAGCTGGCGGCCTGA
- a CDS encoding ABC transporter ATP-binding protein, whose amino-acid sequence MLKATHLSRVFDEEHVALHDVSLAVDAGEILVVLGGSGCGKSTLLRILAGLDRPTRGEATLDGEPITEPNPKLGLVFQEPRLMPWLKVRDNVAFGLRDLPADVRRRRVEAALERVGIAHRAEAFPSQLSGGQAQRAAIARALVTEPSVLLFDEPFSAVDALTRSQLQAHVLELWEADRRTMVVVTHDIEEALIMGDRILVMRPHPGQVHCELAVDLPRPRDIDDPAFIALRRRTLALLREASGALDDAA is encoded by the coding sequence ATGCTGAAGGCGACCCACCTCAGCCGCGTGTTCGACGAGGAGCATGTGGCGCTGCACGATGTCAGCCTGGCGGTCGACGCCGGCGAGATCCTGGTGGTGCTCGGCGGCTCCGGCTGCGGCAAGAGCACGCTGCTGCGCATCCTGGCCGGTCTCGACCGGCCGACGCGCGGCGAGGCGACGCTGGACGGCGAGCCGATCACCGAGCCGAACCCGAAGCTGGGCCTCGTGTTCCAGGAGCCCCGCCTGATGCCTTGGCTGAAGGTACGCGACAACGTCGCCTTCGGACTGCGCGACCTGCCGGCCGACGTGCGCCGGCGCCGGGTCGAAGCGGCGCTGGAGCGGGTCGGCATCGCCCATCGCGCCGAGGCCTTTCCCAGCCAGCTCTCCGGCGGCCAGGCCCAGCGCGCCGCCATTGCGCGGGCGCTGGTGACCGAACCGTCGGTGCTGCTGTTCGACGAGCCGTTCAGCGCGGTCGACGCGCTGACCCGCAGCCAGCTGCAGGCCCATGTGCTGGAACTGTGGGAAGCCGACCGGCGGACCATGGTCGTGGTCACGCACGACATCGAGGAAGCGCTGATCATGGGCGACCGCATCCTGGTGATGCGGCCGCACCCCGGCCAGGTCCACTGCGAGCTCGCGGTCGACCTGCCGCGTCCGCGCGATATCGACGACCCGGCCTTCATCGCGCTGCGGCGGCGCACGCTGGCGCTGCTGCGCGAGGCCAGCGGCGCCCTTGACGACGCGGCCTGA